A genome region from bacterium includes the following:
- a CDS encoding sigma-70 family RNA polymerase sigma factor, with the protein MLTLAAQDRSRERISTEDAFARLVDRDLDRVWRFLRALLHDADLARDIAHETFLRLRGAMAEGRARIDRDGLPHAAYVFAAARNAAMSHLRQTRTQRRRIVPLDMGGRDVPDAPPPDRELDRAELRSALDAALATLDETHRSVFLLSEIEGLRYEEIAEVLDIPPGTVASRKHHAAQRLRRELERTGHAL; encoded by the coding sequence ATGCTCACGCTGGCAGCGCAAGACCGGAGCAGGGAACGTATCTCGACCGAGGACGCCTTCGCGCGTCTGGTCGACCGCGACCTGGACCGCGTCTGGCGCTTCCTGCGCGCGCTGCTGCACGACGCCGACCTGGCCCGCGACATCGCGCACGAGACCTTCCTGCGCCTGCGCGGCGCCATGGCCGAGGGACGCGCACGGATCGACCGGGACGGCCTGCCGCACGCGGCTTACGTCTTCGCGGCGGCGCGCAACGCGGCCATGTCGCATCTGCGGCAGACGCGCACGCAGCGGCGCCGCATCGTGCCCCTGGACATGGGAGGACGGGACGTTCCCGACGCCCCCCCGCCAGACCGCGAGCTGGACCGCGCAGAGCTGCGGTCCGCCCTCGACGCCGCCCTGGCGACCCTCGACGAGACCCACCGCTCGGTCTTCCTGCTGTCGGAGATCGAGGGGCTGCGGTACGAGGAGATCGCCGAGGTCCTGGACATCCCGCCCGGCACCGTCGCCTCACGCAAACACCATGCGGCGCAACGTCTGCGCCGCGAACTGGAGAGGACCGGCCATGCGCTGTGA